The proteins below are encoded in one region of Equus caballus isolate H_3958 breed thoroughbred chromosome 16, TB-T2T, whole genome shotgun sequence:
- the EQUCABV1R908 gene encoding vomeronasal 1 receptor equCabV1R908, protein MNTNNEKLYTSIAIKNALFSQIVLGITANTILLLFHVHTLILKHRPKPTDLTIGHLALIHIIMLLTMGFMVTESFGSQNFWNVVKCKSVIYLYRLTTSLSVCTTCLLSILQAIILSPRSSHLAKLKHKSSHHNLYRILLLRVFNMSINACCLISTIATLNVTSAHLLFVTESCSLLRLSYLPEYIFSTLGIFWDISFIGLMALSSGHMVTLLYRHKRQSRHLHSTNLSPKASPEERATHTILLFLSVFVFVYFLDYITSVSLEMWWDNDSVRQHVHVLVTNSYATVSPLVLISTEKRIMKVLKSVCGRTVNA, encoded by the coding sequence ATGAATACAAACAATGAAAAACTCTACACTTCTATTGCCATAAAAAATGCGCTTTTCTCCCAAATTGTCCTTGGGATCACAGCCAATACCATCCTTCTTCTCTTCCACGTCCACACCTTGATTCTCAAGCACAGGCCTAAGCCCACCGACTTGACCATCGGTCACTTGGCCCTAATCCACATAATAATGCTGCTAACCATGGGGTTCATGGTTACAGAAAGTTTTGGGTCTCAGAATTTTTGGAACGTCGTCAAATGTAAGTCAGTTATCTACTTGTACAGGTTGACGACGAGCCTGTCCGTTTGTACCACCTGCCTACTGAGCATCCTCCAAGCCATCATCCTCAGCCCCAGAAGCTCCCATTTGGCAAAGCTCAAGCATAAATCCTCACACCACAACCTGTATCGCATTCTCCTCCTACGGGTCTTCAATATGTCCATTAATGCTTGCTGCTTAATCTCCACCATTGCCACCCTCAATGTGACCTCAGCCCATCTTCTGTTTGTCACTGAATCCTGCTCTCTTTTACGCTTGAGTTACCTCCCTGAGTACATATTTTCCACATTGGGGATATTCTGGGACATTTCCTTTATAGGGCTCATGGCCCTCTCAAGTGGACACATGGTGACTCTCTTGTACAGGCATAAGAGGCAGTCCCGGCATCTTCACAGCACCAACCTTTCTCCAAAAGCATCCCCAGAAGAAAGGGCCACCCACACCATTCTGTTGTTTCTGagtgtctttgtgtttgtgtaCTTTTTGGATTATATTACCTCCGTCTCCTTAGAAATGTGGTGGGACAATGACTCAGTTCGTCAACACGTCCACGTGCTGGTGACCAACAGCTATGCCACAGTCAGCCCTTTGGTGCTAATCAGTactgaaaaaagaataatgaaagttttaaaatccGTGTGTGGAAGGACAGTAAATGCTTAA